A single region of the Lepus europaeus isolate LE1 chromosome 1, mLepTim1.pri, whole genome shotgun sequence genome encodes:
- the ASB15 gene encoding ankyrin repeat and SOCS box protein 15 isoform X2, with protein MGDNDDLDEDHLTSYDIQLSIQESIEASKNVFYPERFVPLSEQNRKLVEAIKQGHILELQEYVKCKYALDEADEKGWFPLHEAVVQPFQQILEIVLDASYKTLWEFKTCDGETPLTLAVKAGMVENVRILLEKGVWPNTKNDKGETPLLIAVKKGSYDMVSALIKHNTSLDQPCVKRWSAMHEAAKQGRKDIIALLLRHGGNVHLRDGFGVTPLGVAAEYGHCDVLEHLIHKGGDVLALADDGASLLFEAAGSGNPDCISLLLEYGGSGNVPNRAGHLPIHRAAYEGHYLALKYLIPVTSKHAIEKSGLTPIHSAADGQNAQCLELLIENGFDVNTLLAEHISQSYDDERKTALYFAVSNNDIHCTEVLLTAGADPNLDPLNCLLVAVRANNHEIVRLLLSYGANVNCYFMHVNDTHFPSAIQYALNDEVMLRLLLNNGYHVEMCFDCMHGDIFGNSFVWSEIEEEVVPGWTSCVIKDNPSALEVQREWPEIRQILENPCSLQHLCRLKIRRLMGLQRLCQPDLMKRLPLPPVIQKYILFKEYDLYGQELKLPEF; from the exons ATGGGTGATAATGATGACCTTGATGAAGACCATCTTACAAGTTATGATATTCAGCTCAGTATTCAAGAATCGATTGAAGCCAGCAAGAATGTATTTTATCCCGAAAG ATTTGTACCCTTAAGTGAGCAAAACAGAAAACTTGTGGAGGCAATAAAGCAAG GTCACATTCTTGAGCTCCAGGAATATGTGAAGTGTAAATATGCTCTGGATGAAGCTGATGAAAAAGGATGGTTTCCACTGCATGAAGCTGTTGTTCAACCCTTTCAACAAATACTTGAGATTGTTCTGGAtg CATCCTATAAGACTCTGTGGGAATTCAAGACCTGTGATGGAGAAACACCCTTGACTTTGGCAGTCAAAGCTGGTATGGTGGAAAATGTAAGAATTTTACTAGAGAAGGGTGTGTGGCCCAACACGAAAAATGACAAAGGAGAGACACCGCTTCTGATTG CTGTTAAAAAGGGCTCCTATGACATGGTATCTGCTCTGATCAAACACAACACCAGCCTTGATCAGCCCTGCGTCAAGCGATGGTCAGCAATGCATGAAGCAGCCAAGCAAGGCCGAAAGGACATCATAGCTCTGCTGCTGAGGCATGGAGGCAATGTGCACCTGAGAGATGGGTTTGGAGTCACACCATTAGGTGTTGCTGCTGAGTATGGTCACTGTGATGTATTAGAGCATCTAATCCACAAAG GCGGTGATGTGCTTGCTTTGGCAGATGATGGGGCATCACTGTTGTTTGAGGCAGCCGGAAGTGGCAACCCTGACTGCATTTCCCTCCTGCTGGAATATGGAGGAAGTGGCAATGTGCCTAACAGAGCAGGTCATCTTCCTATACACCGAGCTGCCTATGAGGGACATTATCT GGCACTGAAATATCTCATCCCGGTAACATCCAAACATGCAATTGAGAAAAGTGGACTAACTCCAATCCACTCAGCTGCAGATGGACAGAACGCACAGTGCCTAGAACTACTCATTGAAAATGGGTTTGATGTCAACACCCTACTTGCTGAGCACATCTCCCAGAGCTACGATGATGAGAGGAAGACTGCACTGTATTTTGCAGTTTCTAATAATGATATCCATTGCACAGAAGTCCTTCTGACTGCGGGTGCAGACCCAAACCTAGATCCCCTCAACTGCTTACTTGTGGCAGTCAGAGCCAATAATCATGAAATTGTCCGGCTACTTCTCTCCTATGGAGCTAATGTTAATTGTTATTTTATGCATGTGAATGACACTCATTTCCCCAGTGCCATTCAGTATGCCCTAAATGATGAAGTAATGCTGAGGCTATTGCTGAATAATGGCTATCATGTGGAGATGTGCTTTGACTGCATGCATGGGGACATCTTTGGAAATTCATTTGTGTGGTCGGAGATAGAGGAAGAGGTAGTTCCAGGATGGACATCTTGTGTGATAAAAGACAACCCG TCTGCACTAGAAGTTCAGAGAGAATGGCCAGAAATCCGCCAAATACTAG AGAATCCTTGTTCGCTACAGCATTTATGCCGGTTAAAAATCCGAAGACTTATGGGACTCCAGCGACTCTGCCAGCCAGACTTAATGAAGAGGCTTCCTCTACCACCAGTTattcaaaaatacatattatttaaagAGTATGATCTCTATGGGCAAGAGCTAAAATTGccagaattttaa
- the ASB15 gene encoding ankyrin repeat and SOCS box protein 15 isoform X3: protein MGDNDDLDEDHLTSYDIQLSIQESIEASKNVFYPERFVPLSEQNRKLVEAIKQGHILELQEYVKCKYALDEADEKGWFPLHEAVVQPFQQILEIVLDASYKTLWEFKTCDGETPLTLAVKAGMVENVRILLEKGVWPNTKNDKGETPLLIAVKKGSYDMVSALIKHNTSLDQPCVKRWSAMHEAAKQGRKDIIALLLRHGGNVHLRDGFGVTPLGVAAEYGHCDVLEHLIHKGGDVLALADDGASLLFEAAGSGNPDCISLLLEYGGSGNVPNRAGHLPIHRAAYEGHYLALKYLIPVTSKHAIEKSGLTPIHSAADGQNAQCLELLIENGFDVNTLLAEHISQSYDDERKTALYFAVSNNDIHCTEVLLTAGADPNLDPLNCLLVAVRANNHEIVRLLLSYGANVNCYFMHVNDTHFPSAIQYALNDEVMLRLLLNNGYHVEMCFDCMHGDIFGNSFVWSEIEEEVVPGWTSCVIKDNPRILVRYSIYAG from the exons ATGGGTGATAATGATGACCTTGATGAAGACCATCTTACAAGTTATGATATTCAGCTCAGTATTCAAGAATCGATTGAAGCCAGCAAGAATGTATTTTATCCCGAAAG ATTTGTACCCTTAAGTGAGCAAAACAGAAAACTTGTGGAGGCAATAAAGCAAG GTCACATTCTTGAGCTCCAGGAATATGTGAAGTGTAAATATGCTCTGGATGAAGCTGATGAAAAAGGATGGTTTCCACTGCATGAAGCTGTTGTTCAACCCTTTCAACAAATACTTGAGATTGTTCTGGAtg CATCCTATAAGACTCTGTGGGAATTCAAGACCTGTGATGGAGAAACACCCTTGACTTTGGCAGTCAAAGCTGGTATGGTGGAAAATGTAAGAATTTTACTAGAGAAGGGTGTGTGGCCCAACACGAAAAATGACAAAGGAGAGACACCGCTTCTGATTG CTGTTAAAAAGGGCTCCTATGACATGGTATCTGCTCTGATCAAACACAACACCAGCCTTGATCAGCCCTGCGTCAAGCGATGGTCAGCAATGCATGAAGCAGCCAAGCAAGGCCGAAAGGACATCATAGCTCTGCTGCTGAGGCATGGAGGCAATGTGCACCTGAGAGATGGGTTTGGAGTCACACCATTAGGTGTTGCTGCTGAGTATGGTCACTGTGATGTATTAGAGCATCTAATCCACAAAG GCGGTGATGTGCTTGCTTTGGCAGATGATGGGGCATCACTGTTGTTTGAGGCAGCCGGAAGTGGCAACCCTGACTGCATTTCCCTCCTGCTGGAATATGGAGGAAGTGGCAATGTGCCTAACAGAGCAGGTCATCTTCCTATACACCGAGCTGCCTATGAGGGACATTATCT GGCACTGAAATATCTCATCCCGGTAACATCCAAACATGCAATTGAGAAAAGTGGACTAACTCCAATCCACTCAGCTGCAGATGGACAGAACGCACAGTGCCTAGAACTACTCATTGAAAATGGGTTTGATGTCAACACCCTACTTGCTGAGCACATCTCCCAGAGCTACGATGATGAGAGGAAGACTGCACTGTATTTTGCAGTTTCTAATAATGATATCCATTGCACAGAAGTCCTTCTGACTGCGGGTGCAGACCCAAACCTAGATCCCCTCAACTGCTTACTTGTGGCAGTCAGAGCCAATAATCATGAAATTGTCCGGCTACTTCTCTCCTATGGAGCTAATGTTAATTGTTATTTTATGCATGTGAATGACACTCATTTCCCCAGTGCCATTCAGTATGCCCTAAATGATGAAGTAATGCTGAGGCTATTGCTGAATAATGGCTATCATGTGGAGATGTGCTTTGACTGCATGCATGGGGACATCTTTGGAAATTCATTTGTGTGGTCGGAGATAGAGGAAGAGGTAGTTCCAGGATGGACATCTTGTGTGATAAAAGACAACCCG AGAATCCTTGTTCGCTACAGCATTTATGCCGGTTAA
- the ASB15 gene encoding ankyrin repeat and SOCS box protein 15 isoform X1, translated as MGDNDDLDEDHLTSYDIQLSIQESIEASKNVFYPERFVPLSEQNRKLVEAIKQGHILELQEYVKCKYALDEADEKGWFPLHEAVVQPFQQILEIVLDASYKTLWEFKTCDGETPLTLAVKAGMVENVRILLEKGVWPNTKNDKGETPLLIAVKKGSYDMVSALIKHNTSLDQPCVKRWSAMHEAAKQGRKDIIALLLRHGGNVHLRDGFGVTPLGVAAEYGHCDVLEHLIHKGGDVLALADDGASLLFEAAGSGNPDCISLLLEYGGSGNVPNRAGHLPIHRAAYEGHYLALKYLIPVTSKHAIEKSGLTPIHSAADGQNAQCLELLIENGFDVNTLLAEHISQSYDDERKTALYFAVSNNDIHCTEVLLTAGADPNLDPLNCLLVAVRANNHEIVRLLLSYGANVNCYFMHVNDTHFPSAIQYALNDEVMLRLLLNNGYHVEMCFDCMHGDIFGNSFVWSEIEEEVVPGWTSCVIKDNPFCEFITVPWMKHLVGSVIRILIDYMDYVPLCAKLKSALEVQREWPEIRQILENPCSLQHLCRLKIRRLMGLQRLCQPDLMKRLPLPPVIQKYILFKEYDLYGQELKLPEF; from the exons ATGGGTGATAATGATGACCTTGATGAAGACCATCTTACAAGTTATGATATTCAGCTCAGTATTCAAGAATCGATTGAAGCCAGCAAGAATGTATTTTATCCCGAAAG ATTTGTACCCTTAAGTGAGCAAAACAGAAAACTTGTGGAGGCAATAAAGCAAG GTCACATTCTTGAGCTCCAGGAATATGTGAAGTGTAAATATGCTCTGGATGAAGCTGATGAAAAAGGATGGTTTCCACTGCATGAAGCTGTTGTTCAACCCTTTCAACAAATACTTGAGATTGTTCTGGAtg CATCCTATAAGACTCTGTGGGAATTCAAGACCTGTGATGGAGAAACACCCTTGACTTTGGCAGTCAAAGCTGGTATGGTGGAAAATGTAAGAATTTTACTAGAGAAGGGTGTGTGGCCCAACACGAAAAATGACAAAGGAGAGACACCGCTTCTGATTG CTGTTAAAAAGGGCTCCTATGACATGGTATCTGCTCTGATCAAACACAACACCAGCCTTGATCAGCCCTGCGTCAAGCGATGGTCAGCAATGCATGAAGCAGCCAAGCAAGGCCGAAAGGACATCATAGCTCTGCTGCTGAGGCATGGAGGCAATGTGCACCTGAGAGATGGGTTTGGAGTCACACCATTAGGTGTTGCTGCTGAGTATGGTCACTGTGATGTATTAGAGCATCTAATCCACAAAG GCGGTGATGTGCTTGCTTTGGCAGATGATGGGGCATCACTGTTGTTTGAGGCAGCCGGAAGTGGCAACCCTGACTGCATTTCCCTCCTGCTGGAATATGGAGGAAGTGGCAATGTGCCTAACAGAGCAGGTCATCTTCCTATACACCGAGCTGCCTATGAGGGACATTATCT GGCACTGAAATATCTCATCCCGGTAACATCCAAACATGCAATTGAGAAAAGTGGACTAACTCCAATCCACTCAGCTGCAGATGGACAGAACGCACAGTGCCTAGAACTACTCATTGAAAATGGGTTTGATGTCAACACCCTACTTGCTGAGCACATCTCCCAGAGCTACGATGATGAGAGGAAGACTGCACTGTATTTTGCAGTTTCTAATAATGATATCCATTGCACAGAAGTCCTTCTGACTGCGGGTGCAGACCCAAACCTAGATCCCCTCAACTGCTTACTTGTGGCAGTCAGAGCCAATAATCATGAAATTGTCCGGCTACTTCTCTCCTATGGAGCTAATGTTAATTGTTATTTTATGCATGTGAATGACACTCATTTCCCCAGTGCCATTCAGTATGCCCTAAATGATGAAGTAATGCTGAGGCTATTGCTGAATAATGGCTATCATGTGGAGATGTGCTTTGACTGCATGCATGGGGACATCTTTGGAAATTCATTTGTGTGGTCGGAGATAGAGGAAGAGGTAGTTCCAGGATGGACATCTTGTGTGATAAAAGACAACCCG TTTTGTGAGTTTATTACAGTTCCTTGGATGAAACACTTAGTAGGCAGCGTTATTCGAATACTAATAGATTACATGGATTATGTCCCCCTTTGTGCTAAACTGAAGTCTGCACTAGAAGTTCAGAGAGAATGGCCAGAAATCCGCCAAATACTAG AGAATCCTTGTTCGCTACAGCATTTATGCCGGTTAAAAATCCGAAGACTTATGGGACTCCAGCGACTCTGCCAGCCAGACTTAATGAAGAGGCTTCCTCTACCACCAGTTattcaaaaatacatattatttaaagAGTATGATCTCTATGGGCAAGAGCTAAAATTGccagaattttaa